The following are encoded in a window of Haloarcula laminariae genomic DNA:
- a CDS encoding manganese catalase family protein, protein MFYHDDELQFEVEVEEPDPQFAKMLQQAIGGAEGEMRVALQYMFQAFAVPAEKAEMRQFLMETATEELGHIEMLATAVAKNLEGASDEAREAAREDAVIDEMMRSGQPRQALSSGLHAMPVDSNGVPFTGGYVVASGNLAADMYANIMAESTGRLLATRLYEFTDDPGMKDMLEYLIARDTMHQNQWHAALDALGEQRPVPNSFDQSKENQEFNYAFMSTAREERADPEQPWTQGEAPDGKGEFSYTPQQPGGGNPDLDEMIDEMYNEVN, encoded by the coding sequence GTGTTCTACCACGACGACGAACTCCAGTTCGAGGTCGAGGTCGAGGAGCCCGACCCACAGTTCGCGAAGATGCTCCAGCAGGCCATCGGCGGCGCCGAGGGGGAGATGCGCGTCGCCCTGCAGTACATGTTCCAGGCCTTCGCCGTCCCCGCCGAGAAAGCGGAGATGCGGCAGTTCCTGATGGAGACGGCCACCGAGGAGCTGGGGCACATCGAGATGCTCGCGACGGCAGTCGCGAAGAACCTCGAAGGGGCCTCCGACGAGGCCCGCGAGGCCGCCCGCGAGGACGCCGTCATCGACGAGATGATGCGCTCCGGACAGCCCCGACAGGCGCTCTCCTCGGGACTGCACGCCATGCCGGTCGACAGCAACGGCGTCCCCTTCACCGGGGGGTACGTCGTCGCCTCGGGCAACCTCGCCGCCGACATGTACGCGAACATCATGGCCGAATCGACCGGTCGGCTGCTCGCGACGCGGCTCTACGAGTTCACCGACGACCCCGGGATGAAGGACATGCTCGAATACCTCATCGCCAGGGACACGATGCACCAGAACCAGTGGCACGCCGCCCTCGACGCGCTCGGCGAGCAACGGCCCGTCCCGAACAGCTTCGACCAGTCAAAGGAGAACCAGGAGTTCAACTACGCGTTCATGTCCACCGCCCGCGAGGAGCGCGCGGACCCCGAACAGCCGTGGACCCAGGGCGAGGCCCCCGACGGCAAGGGCGAGTTCAGCTACACGCCCCAGCAACCGGGCGGCGGCAACCCCGACCTCGACGAGATGATAGACGAGATGTACAACGAGGTCAACTGA
- a CDS encoding V-type ATP synthase subunit E, whose amino-acid sequence MSLETVVEDIRDEARARAEEIRADADERAEEIRAEAEADAEEIREEREAEVEREIDQEREQRLSSAKLEAKQARLGARRDVLEDVRADVEAAIADLEGDRREELTRELLDGAVAEFDDGAELRVHGRADDRSLIEDILTDYDDATFAGERECLGGVVVESETSRVRVNNTFDSVLESVWEDNLKAISDRLFDDQ is encoded by the coding sequence ATGAGCCTTGAAACAGTCGTAGAGGACATCCGAGACGAGGCCCGCGCACGTGCAGAGGAGATACGGGCGGACGCCGACGAGCGCGCCGAGGAGATTCGCGCCGAGGCCGAGGCCGACGCCGAGGAGATTCGCGAGGAGCGCGAGGCCGAGGTCGAGCGCGAAATCGACCAGGAGCGCGAACAGCGCCTCTCCTCTGCGAAGCTCGAGGCCAAGCAGGCCCGTCTGGGCGCCCGCAGGGACGTGCTCGAAGACGTCCGTGCGGACGTCGAGGCAGCCATCGCCGATCTCGAGGGCGACCGCCGCGAGGAGCTGACCCGCGAGCTGCTCGACGGCGCGGTCGCCGAGTTCGACGACGGCGCCGAGCTCCGGGTCCACGGTCGCGCCGATGACCGCTCGCTCATCGAGGATATCCTCACCGACTACGACGACGCGACGTTCGCCGGTGAACGGGAGTGTCTCGGCGGCGTGGTTGTCGAGAGCGAGACCTCCCGGGTCCGTGTGAACAACACGTTCGACTCCGTCCTGGAGTCGGTCTGGGAGGACAACCTGAAAGCAATCAGCGACCGCCTCTTCGACGACCAATGA
- the ahaH gene encoding ATP synthase archaeal subunit H: protein MPRPEVLDRIKEAEQEADDIVAEAEEDREETIAAAREEADEIREQAREDAEASAQERLEDAREDIESEREALIEEGESAREELEQQAEGRVDEVVDYVTDLFEEAVHAQT from the coding sequence ATGCCACGGCCAGAAGTTCTAGACCGGATAAAGGAGGCCGAGCAGGAGGCCGACGATATCGTCGCTGAGGCCGAGGAGGACCGCGAGGAGACTATCGCGGCGGCCCGAGAGGAGGCCGACGAGATTCGCGAACAGGCACGCGAGGACGCTGAGGCGTCGGCCCAGGAGCGCCTCGAAGACGCTCGCGAGGACATCGAGTCCGAGCGCGAGGCGCTCATCGAGGAGGGCGAATCGGCCCGCGAGGAGCTCGAACAGCAGGCCGAAGGCCGCGTTGACGAGGTGGTTGACTACGTGACAGACCTCTTCGAGGAGGCGGTACATGCTCAGACCTGA
- a CDS encoding signal recognition particle protein Srp54 yields MVLDNLGSSLRGTLDNLRGKSRISEEDIEDIVKEIQRSLLQADVDVALVQELSDNIETRALEEEPPAGTTPRDWVLRIVYEELVDMVGESTDLPLEEQTIMLAGLYGSGKTTTAAKMAWWFSTKGLRPAIIQTDTDRPGAYDQAKEMADRAEVDFYGDPDEDDPVKIARDGLDATDEADVRIVDTAGRDGLNEELIEQIERIEDEVKPDRNLLVLDAAMGQSAKSQAADFQDAIGIDGVVITKLDGTAKGGGALAAVDETDSTIAFLGSGETVKDIERFEPSGFISRLLGMGDLKQLTERVERAMQETGEDEEEWDPEQMLEGSFTLKDMRKQMETMNNMGPLDQVMDMIPGMGGGLMDQLPDDAMDVTQERMRDFDVIMDSMTEEELENPRIIGQSRTERICAGSGKPEERVRELLEQHKQMSQMLKQFQGMGDGDMERMMKQMQQGDGDMGGMGGMGPF; encoded by the coding sequence ATGGTACTCGACAATCTCGGAAGCTCCCTTCGGGGGACCTTAGACAACCTCAGGGGGAAGTCCCGCATCTCCGAGGAGGACATCGAGGACATCGTCAAGGAGATTCAGCGGTCGCTGTTGCAGGCGGACGTCGACGTGGCGCTGGTCCAGGAGCTGTCGGACAACATCGAGACCCGCGCCCTGGAGGAAGAGCCGCCAGCGGGCACGACACCGCGGGATTGGGTGCTGCGAATCGTCTACGAGGAGCTGGTCGATATGGTCGGCGAGTCGACGGACCTGCCCCTCGAAGAGCAGACCATCATGCTCGCCGGCCTCTACGGCTCGGGGAAGACGACCACCGCCGCCAAGATGGCGTGGTGGTTCTCGACGAAGGGGCTGCGGCCGGCCATCATCCAGACCGACACCGACCGCCCCGGCGCCTACGACCAGGCAAAGGAGATGGCCGACCGCGCCGAGGTCGACTTCTACGGCGACCCCGACGAGGACGACCCGGTGAAAATCGCCCGCGACGGGCTGGACGCGACCGACGAGGCCGACGTTCGCATCGTGGACACGGCGGGTCGCGACGGGCTGAACGAGGAGCTCATCGAGCAGATAGAGCGCATCGAGGACGAGGTCAAGCCCGACCGGAACCTGCTGGTGCTCGACGCCGCGATGGGCCAGAGCGCAAAGAGCCAGGCCGCCGACTTCCAGGATGCCATCGGCATCGACGGCGTCGTCATCACCAAGCTCGACGGGACGGCCAAAGGTGGGGGCGCACTCGCCGCCGTCGACGAGACCGACTCGACCATCGCCTTCCTGGGCTCGGGTGAGACGGTCAAGGACATCGAGCGCTTCGAGCCGTCGGGCTTTATCTCCCGGCTGCTCGGGATGGGCGACCTGAAACAGCTCACCGAGCGCGTCGAGCGGGCGATGCAGGAGACGGGCGAGGACGAGGAGGAGTGGGACCCCGAGCAGATGCTGGAGGGGAGCTTCACGCTCAAGGACATGCGCAAGCAGATGGAGACGATGAACAACATGGGCCCCCTCGACCAGGTGATGGACATGATTCCGGGGATGGGCGGCGGGCTGATGGACCAGCTGCCCGACGACGCGATGGACGTCACCCAGGAGCGGATGCGGGATTTCGACGTCATCATGGACTCGATGACCGAGGAGGAACTGGAGAACCCGCGCATCATCGGCCAGTCCCGGACCGAGCGCATCTGTGCGGGGTCGGGCAAGCCCGAGGAGCGCGTTCGCGAACTGCTCGAACAGCACAAGCAGATGTCCCAGATGCTCAAGCAGTTCCAGGGGATGGGCGACGGCGACATGGAGCGGATGATGAAACAGATGCAACAGGGCGACGGCGACATGGGCGGCATGG
- a CDS encoding F0F1 ATP synthase subunit C encodes MIDTIAPLVGTVLQESSPAITGPGAAALAVGLAALGSGYAERGIGSAAVGAIAEDDSLFGQGLILTVLPETLVILALVVVFVV; translated from the coding sequence ATGATCGATACTATCGCACCCCTCGTCGGCACTGTACTACAAGAATCTTCGCCTGCAATCACGGGTCCCGGTGCTGCCGCACTCGCCGTCGGACTGGCCGCACTCGGTTCGGGCTACGCAGAGCGAGGTATCGGCTCGGCCGCGGTCGGCGCTATCGCGGAAGACGACAGCCTGTTCGGCCAGGGGCTCATCCTGACAGTCCTGCCGGAAACGCTCGTCATTCTCGCGCTGGTCGTCGTCTTCGTCGTCTAA
- a CDS encoding V-type ATP synthase subunit I: MLRPEKMCRVSVAGSKRVMGSVVEAVHDLDMLHVTEYDGSWDGFEPGDPDAGADEASDQLVTVRALESILDVDEDDAGPTRLVTDEALDEDLEEVRSEVNELDDRRDAIRDDLREVEDEIATMEPFVRLGIDLDLLRGYDTLAVAVGEGDAEEIEAALDESEIDDYGTFDEDGIVAVFARADEGTLQDALVGATFSALVVPEGEGDPAEYLEELNHRKQQLESKLTTVENELDELRLDYAGFLLAAEEKLSIEVQKAEAPLTFATTDNAFIAEGWIPDDEYELFEQQVGAEVGEAIDIEKLEVAEYDSDGHVHSHEEVEGEGGHEDETEDDAAFADEDDSREAVADGGHTASAGGIVTMGDPSPPVIQDNPGAAKPFEALVEVVSRPKYGEFDPTVFFFLTFPAFFGFMIGDLGYGLLYLLAGYGLYATMDSDVLKSLGGVAMWAGGFTALFGVLYGEVFGLHQLGEIVWGGHPPMHKGLQPAYANYGLAWLTIGLLAGVVHLAIGWVLDFIENLGHGLWDAVTESGSWLLMLFGLWAWVFSGANGTAPDFLYTAESGVFAGHPYALGFTGVPAFDLFTIPVIGAPFSAWLVPFFVGVVLLYLADPVEVVEFLNVLVNVLSYTRLAAVLLAKAGMAFVVNLLFFGAYEHHGEWHFLINHGPEYAIAEYGAEAIVFPGLMHSGIAGVVGGLLVLVIGHVLVLVLGVTSAGLQAVRLEYVEFFGKFFEGGGKQYNPFGYERTYTTDD; the protein is encoded by the coding sequence ATGCTCAGACCTGAGAAGATGTGCCGCGTCTCGGTGGCGGGGTCGAAACGCGTCATGGGCTCCGTCGTCGAGGCGGTCCACGACCTCGATATGCTCCACGTCACGGAGTACGACGGCTCGTGGGACGGGTTCGAACCCGGCGACCCGGACGCGGGCGCCGACGAGGCCTCGGACCAGCTCGTCACGGTCCGTGCGCTCGAATCCATCCTCGACGTCGACGAGGACGACGCCGGCCCGACGCGGCTGGTCACCGACGAAGCGCTCGACGAGGACCTGGAGGAGGTCCGTTCTGAGGTCAACGAACTCGACGACCGACGCGACGCTATCCGCGACGACCTCCGCGAGGTCGAAGACGAGATAGCCACGATGGAGCCGTTCGTCCGGCTCGGCATCGACCTGGACCTGCTCCGGGGCTACGACACGCTCGCCGTGGCGGTCGGCGAGGGCGACGCCGAAGAGATCGAGGCCGCTCTCGACGAGAGCGAGATCGACGACTACGGGACCTTCGACGAGGACGGCATCGTCGCCGTCTTCGCGCGGGCCGACGAGGGGACGCTTCAGGACGCACTGGTCGGGGCGACGTTCTCCGCGCTGGTCGTCCCGGAGGGCGAGGGCGACCCGGCCGAGTACTTGGAGGAGCTGAACCACCGCAAACAGCAGCTCGAATCCAAGCTCACCACGGTCGAGAACGAGCTCGACGAGCTCCGACTGGACTACGCCGGCTTCCTGCTGGCCGCCGAGGAGAAGCTCTCCATCGAGGTCCAGAAGGCCGAGGCCCCCCTGACCTTCGCGACGACGGACAACGCCTTCATCGCGGAGGGGTGGATTCCCGACGACGAGTACGAGCTGTTCGAACAGCAGGTCGGGGCCGAGGTCGGCGAGGCCATCGACATCGAGAAGCTCGAAGTCGCAGAGTACGACAGCGACGGGCACGTCCACTCCCACGAGGAAGTCGAGGGTGAGGGCGGCCACGAGGACGAGACCGAAGACGACGCCGCCTTCGCCGACGAGGACGACAGCCGCGAAGCCGTCGCGGACGGCGGACACACGGCGTCGGCCGGCGGTATCGTCACGATGGGCGACCCCAGCCCGCCGGTCATCCAGGACAACCCCGGCGCGGCGAAACCCTTCGAGGCGCTCGTCGAGGTCGTCAGCCGTCCGAAGTACGGCGAGTTCGACCCGACGGTGTTTTTCTTCCTGACGTTCCCGGCCTTCTTCGGCTTCATGATCGGTGACCTCGGGTACGGGCTCCTGTATCTCCTGGCCGGCTACGGGCTCTACGCGACGATGGACAGCGACGTGCTGAAGAGCCTCGGCGGCGTCGCCATGTGGGCCGGCGGCTTCACGGCCCTATTCGGCGTGCTGTACGGCGAGGTCTTCGGCCTGCACCAGCTCGGCGAAATCGTCTGGGGCGGCCACCCGCCGATGCACAAGGGGCTCCAGCCCGCCTACGCCAACTACGGCCTGGCGTGGCTCACCATCGGCCTCCTGGCCGGCGTCGTCCACCTCGCCATCGGGTGGGTCCTCGACTTCATCGAGAACCTCGGCCACGGGCTCTGGGACGCGGTCACCGAGAGCGGGTCGTGGCTGCTGATGCTCTTTGGCCTGTGGGCCTGGGTGTTCTCGGGCGCCAACGGTACGGCACCCGACTTCCTCTACACGGCCGAGAGCGGCGTCTTCGCCGGACACCCGTACGCGCTGGGCTTTACCGGCGTTCCGGCCTTTGACCTGTTTACCATTCCGGTCATCGGCGCCCCGTTCTCCGCGTGGCTGGTGCCGTTCTTCGTCGGTGTCGTCCTGCTGTACCTGGCCGACCCGGTCGAGGTCGTCGAGTTCCTCAACGTCCTCGTGAACGTGCTCTCGTACACCCGACTGGCGGCGGTGTTGCTCGCGAAGGCCGGGATGGCCTTCGTGGTCAACCTGCTGTTCTTCGGCGCCTACGAGCACCACGGGGAGTGGCACTTCCTCATCAACCACGGTCCGGAATACGCCATCGCCGAGTACGGCGCAGAAGCCATCGTCTTCCCCGGGCTGATGCACTCGGGCATCGCCGGCGTCGTCGGCGGGCTGCTCGTGCTCGTCATCGGTCACGTGCTGGTGCTGGTCCTCGGCGTCACGAGCGCCGGACTGCAGGCCGTGCGTCTCGAGTACGTCGAGTTCTTCGGGAAGTTCTTCGAGGGCGGCGGAAAGCAGTACAACCCCTTCGGCTACGAACGGACGTACACGACCGACGACTGA
- a CDS encoding methyltransferase domain-containing protein: MGVLENKARARTFYKYLSKVYDQINPFVWNEEMRDEAIDMLDLDPDDRVLDVGCGTGFATEGLLEHVDTIYGLDQSPHQLSKAFQKFGRFGRVQYHMGDAERLPFKDDSFDAVWSSGSIEYWPNPVDALEEARRITKPGGKVLIVGPDYPNSSVFQKMADAIMLFYDEEEADRMFREAGFEEFEHHIQQSMPGSPRAITTIATVPE; this comes from the coding sequence ATGGGAGTCCTCGAGAACAAAGCCCGGGCGCGGACGTTCTACAAGTACCTCTCGAAGGTGTACGACCAGATCAACCCGTTCGTCTGGAACGAGGAGATGCGCGACGAGGCCATCGACATGCTGGACCTCGACCCGGACGACCGCGTTCTGGACGTGGGCTGTGGCACCGGCTTCGCCACCGAGGGACTGCTCGAACACGTCGACACCATCTACGGGCTGGACCAGAGCCCCCACCAGCTCTCGAAGGCGTTTCAGAAGTTCGGCCGGTTCGGACGCGTCCAGTATCACATGGGCGACGCCGAGCGGCTGCCGTTCAAGGACGACAGCTTCGACGCCGTCTGGTCGTCGGGCTCCATCGAGTACTGGCCCAACCCCGTCGACGCCTTAGAAGAGGCCCGCCGCATCACGAAGCCCGGCGGGAAGGTCCTCATCGTCGGCCCCGACTACCCCAACTCCAGCGTCTTCCAGAAGATGGCCGACGCCATCATGCTGTTCTACGACGAGGAAGAGGCCGACCGGATGTTCCGGGAAGCGGGCTTCGAGGAGTTCGAACACCACATCCAGCAGTCGATGCCCGGCAGTCCGCGTGCAATTACGACTATCGCGACGGTTCCGGAATAA